From Candidatus Sphingomonas colombiensis, one genomic window encodes:
- a CDS encoding GNAT family N-acetyltransferase, protein MGRITISTSPRLKFETWAADDFDDLFDLHSDPRVQTSYGPSPEKWTKAGIRARLDGYIGEQRLLGLTKWKVSLLDGTFIGRAGWSPWGPQTLEIGYAFKPEFWNCGYGIEAARAVTTWAVTNRSNDRLVGFALTHNTASRHILERIGMSFVDYRDIAGVENAYYEM, encoded by the coding sequence ATGGGACGGATTACCATATCGACCTCTCCGCGCCTGAAGTTCGAGACCTGGGCCGCCGACGATTTCGACGATCTATTCGATCTCCACAGCGATCCCCGTGTACAAACCAGTTACGGCCCCAGCCCTGAAAAGTGGACGAAGGCCGGCATCCGCGCGCGCCTTGACGGCTATATTGGCGAGCAGCGCCTTCTCGGCCTGACGAAATGGAAGGTATCCCTGCTGGACGGAACCTTCATCGGCAGGGCGGGATGGTCTCCCTGGGGTCCGCAAACTCTTGAAATCGGTTATGCGTTCAAACCAGAATTCTGGAACTGCGGTTACGGGATCGAGGCCGCGCGGGCAGTCACCACATGGGCCGTCACCAATCGATCGAATGATCGGCTGGTCGGTTTCGCGCTGACGCACAACACCGCCTCGCGCCATATCCTTGAGCGGATCGGGATGTCGTTCGTGGACTATCGCGACATCGCCGGGGTTGAGAACGCTTATTACGAAATGTGA
- the map gene encoding type I methionyl aminopeptidase — protein MTEYVTVTSDAPLGRDGAIKLHGRDAFDGMHKAGRLAAETLDMIVPHMVPGVTTGEIDRMIHDFILSKSGVPATLGYRGYTHSSCISINHVVCHGIPGDKALKSGDIVNVDVTPILDGWHGDSSRMYLIGDVPLKAKRLVDVTYECLMLGIEQAKPGNHLGDVAHAIQRFAEGHRYGVVRDFCGHGLGRLFHDAPEVIHVGRPGTGPELRPGMIFTIEPMINIGRPDVKLLDDGWTAVTRDRSLSAQFEHSIGITEDGCEIFTLSPAGLDRPPYA, from the coding sequence ATGACCGAATACGTTACCGTAACCAGCGATGCGCCGCTCGGGCGCGATGGCGCGATCAAGCTGCACGGACGCGATGCGTTCGACGGCATGCACAAGGCCGGCCGCCTCGCCGCCGAAACGCTCGACATGATCGTGCCGCACATGGTGCCCGGCGTCACCACCGGCGAGATCGACCGGATGATCCACGATTTCATCCTGAGCAAAAGCGGCGTGCCCGCGACGCTTGGCTATCGCGGCTATACGCACAGCTCGTGCATCTCGATCAACCATGTCGTGTGCCACGGCATCCCCGGTGACAAGGCGCTGAAATCGGGCGATATCGTCAATGTCGACGTCACCCCGATCCTGGACGGCTGGCACGGCGATTCCAGCCGCATGTACCTGATCGGGGATGTGCCGCTGAAGGCAAAACGGCTGGTCGACGTAACCTATGAATGCCTGATGCTCGGGATCGAGCAGGCGAAACCCGGCAATCATCTGGGCGATGTCGCCCATGCGATCCAGCGGTTCGCCGAGGGGCATCGTTACGGCGTGGTGCGCGATTTCTGCGGCCACGGGCTCGGCCGCCTGTTCCACGATGCACCGGAAGTGATCCATGTCGGCCGCCCCGGCACCGGGCCGGAGCTGCGCCCTGGCATGATCTTCACGATCGAGCCGATGATCAACATCGGCCGCCCGGACGTGAAGCTGCTCGACGACGGCTGGACGGCGGTGACGCGCGATCGCTCGCTCTCGGCGCAGTTCGAGCATTCGATCGGCATCACAGAGGACGGGTGCGAGATCTTCACGCTGTCGCCGGCGGGGCTGGATCGGCCGCCTTACGCCTGA
- a CDS encoding molybdopterin-binding protein codes for MVEERIWTAALVVIGDEILSGRTQDKNVAQIALWLNVQGIRLAEVRVVADREEAIGEAVNTLRARNDYLFTTGGIGPTHDDITVDAIAAALGVNVVHHPKAVAVLERYYATRGGATEARLRMARVPEGADLIENRMSGAPGIRIGNVFIMAGVPHITAGMLDALTGTLEGGRPVVSGTLGCWVAESEVADLLGRMERAHAGVAIGSYPFFREGRTGANFVVRSPDEEQVDRCVADLAAALADAGHPTVAGGI; via the coding sequence ATGGTTGAGGAACGTATCTGGACCGCCGCGCTCGTCGTCATCGGCGACGAGATTCTTTCCGGTCGCACGCAGGACAAGAATGTCGCGCAGATCGCGCTGTGGCTCAACGTACAGGGTATCCGGCTGGCCGAGGTGCGCGTCGTCGCCGATCGCGAGGAAGCGATCGGCGAGGCGGTGAACACGCTGCGCGCGCGCAACGATTATCTCTTCACCACCGGCGGGATCGGCCCGACGCATGACGACATCACGGTCGATGCGATCGCCGCCGCGCTTGGCGTGAACGTGGTCCACCATCCCAAGGCAGTAGCGGTGCTGGAGCGATATTACGCCACCCGCGGCGGCGCGACCGAAGCGCGGCTGCGCATGGCGCGCGTGCCCGAGGGCGCCGACCTGATCGAAAATCGCATGTCCGGCGCGCCGGGCATCCGCATCGGCAATGTGTTCATCATGGCCGGCGTGCCGCACATCACCGCCGGAATGCTCGACGCGCTGACCGGCACGCTGGAGGGCGGTCGCCCGGTGGTGAGCGGCACGCTCGGCTGCTGGGTGGCGGAGAGCGAGGTCGCCGATCTGCTCGGCCGTATGGAGCGCGCCCACGCGGGCGTGGCGATCGGCAGCTATCCCTTTTTCCGTGAAGGGCGAACGGGCGCCAATTTCGTCGTCCGCTCGCCGGACGAGGAACAGGTCGATCGCTGCGTCGCCGATCTCGCCGCTGCGCTTGCCGACGCCGGGCATCCCACCGTCGCCGGCGGGATCTAG
- a CDS encoding S24 family peptidase: protein MSENPRDVLMQLAEARGTSLAALSVMLGRNVAYLQQYVGRGSPKRLAEEDRRILAAFFGVEERLLGGSVAGEALVEVPWLAVEAAAGAGADVVSERRLRVERFAPETLATAGIAPRTASIIMARGDSMMPTILDGDRLVVDGGDRRMSRAAAIFVLRRDDDLLVKRVARSGDVLTIASDNPAYATLMVPGVEVDVIGRVKLLLRGVR from the coding sequence ATGTCCGAAAATCCCCGCGACGTGCTGATGCAGCTGGCGGAAGCGCGCGGCACGAGCCTCGCCGCGCTCTCCGTGATGCTTGGGCGCAATGTCGCCTATCTTCAGCAATATGTCGGGCGTGGTTCACCCAAGCGGCTCGCGGAGGAGGATCGGCGAATCCTCGCGGCATTCTTCGGTGTGGAAGAAAGGTTGCTGGGCGGTTCGGTGGCGGGAGAGGCGCTGGTGGAAGTGCCGTGGCTGGCGGTCGAGGCAGCGGCCGGGGCGGGCGCGGACGTGGTGAGCGAGCGCCGCCTGCGCGTCGAGCGCTTCGCACCGGAAACGCTGGCTACGGCGGGAATAGCGCCGCGCACAGCCTCGATCATCATGGCGCGCGGCGATTCGATGATGCCCACGATCCTCGACGGTGATCGATTGGTGGTCGATGGTGGTGACCGCCGCATGAGCCGCGCCGCCGCGATCTTCGTCTTGCGCCGCGACGACGACCTGCTCGTAAAGCGCGTCGCGCGATCAGGCGACGTGTTGACGATCGCCAGCGACAACCCCGCCTATGCGACGCTTATGGTGCCGGGCGTAGAGGTGGATGTGATCGGGCGCGTGAAGTTGCTGCTGCGCGGGGTGAGGTAG
- a CDS encoding sulfite exporter TauE/SafE family protein — protein sequence MVYNPLYSLAGVLVGLLVGLTGVGGGSLMTPLLVLVFGFHPVTAVGTDLLYASATKTVGTFVHGWRGTVDWRVVRRLATGSLPATIATLFVIDYVMHRSGDAGHLLTTILGAALLLTAVAILFRRRIVERLAPHFVKVNESRIAWLTVLLGGVLGVLVSLTSVGAGALGMTALLVLYPRLEVKRLVGSDIAHAVPLTLIAGLGHLSLGAVDLSLLVSLLAGSVPGIVIGSLVATRVPDRVLVPILAVTLALVGAKLLF from the coding sequence ATCGTCTATAACCCATTGTATTCGCTGGCCGGCGTGCTGGTCGGCCTGCTTGTCGGGCTGACCGGTGTCGGCGGCGGATCGCTGATGACACCGCTGCTGGTGCTCGTCTTCGGCTTCCACCCCGTGACGGCGGTGGGGACGGATCTGCTTTACGCATCCGCCACCAAGACAGTCGGCACGTTCGTTCACGGCTGGCGCGGCACGGTCGACTGGCGCGTAGTGCGCCGGCTCGCGACGGGCAGCCTGCCGGCCACGATCGCGACATTGTTCGTGATCGATTATGTCATGCACCGCTCCGGCGATGCGGGGCATCTGCTCACCACCATTCTTGGCGCCGCGCTGTTGCTGACGGCGGTGGCGATCCTGTTTCGCAGGCGGATCGTCGAGCGGCTCGCCCCCCACTTCGTCAAGGTGAACGAAAGCCGGATCGCGTGGCTGACCGTCCTTCTGGGCGGCGTGCTCGGCGTGCTCGTCTCGCTCACTTCGGTCGGCGCGGGCGCGCTCGGGATGACTGCGCTGCTGGTGCTCTATCCGCGGCTGGAAGTGAAACGGCTGGTCGGTTCGGATATCGCGCATGCCGTGCCGCTGACGCTGATCGCAGGGCTTGGGCATCTCTCGCTGGGTGCGGTCGATCTCTCGCTGCTGGTGTCGTTGCTGGCGGGCTCGGTGCCGGGGATCGTCATCGGCAGCCTGGTCGCGACGCGCGTTCCGGATCGTGTGCTGGTCCCGATTTTGGCGGTGACTCTCGCACTGGTGGGCGCGAAGCTGCTGTTCTGA
- a CDS encoding LL-diaminopimelate aminotransferase gives MSDEFYRMKRLPPYVIAEVNAMRAQARAAGEDIIDLGMGNPDLPPPPHVIEKLCEVAQKPGAHGYSQSKGIPGLRRAQANYYGRRFGVDVDPETEVVVTMGSKEGLASLATAITAPGDVVLAPNPSYPIHTFGFIIAGATIRAVPTTPDEHYFESLDRAMAYTVPRPSVLVVNYPSNPTAETVDLAFYERLVAWARENQVWILSDLAYSELYYDGNPTPSILQVKGAKDVAIEFTSLSKTYSMAGWRIGFAVGNAKLIAAMSRVKSYLDYGAFTPIQAAACAALNGPQDIVEKNRQLYHKRRDVLVESFGRAGWEIPSPRASMFAWAPLPPALAHLGSLEFSKQLLTHAKVAVAPGVGYGENGEGYVRIAMVENEQRLRQAARNVKRYLQMMGVNTPARTAG, from the coding sequence ATGTCCGACGAATTCTACCGCATGAAGCGCTTGCCGCCCTACGTTATCGCCGAGGTCAACGCGATGCGGGCACAGGCGCGAGCGGCGGGAGAGGACATTATCGACCTTGGCATGGGCAACCCCGACCTGCCCCCGCCCCCGCATGTGATCGAGAAATTGTGCGAAGTCGCGCAAAAGCCCGGCGCGCACGGCTATTCCCAGTCGAAGGGCATTCCGGGGCTGCGCCGCGCGCAGGCCAATTATTATGGCCGCCGCTTCGGCGTGGATGTCGATCCAGAAACGGAAGTGGTCGTCACCATGGGATCGAAGGAGGGGCTGGCCAGCCTCGCCACCGCGATCACCGCGCCGGGCGATGTGGTGCTGGCGCCCAACCCATCCTATCCGATCCACACGTTCGGTTTCATCATCGCGGGTGCCACGATCCGCGCGGTGCCCACCACGCCTGACGAGCATTATTTCGAAAGCCTCGATCGCGCGATGGCCTATACCGTGCCGCGCCCGTCGGTGCTGGTGGTCAATTACCCATCGAACCCGACGGCCGAGACGGTCGATCTTGCTTTCTATGAGCGGCTGGTGGCGTGGGCGCGCGAGAATCAGGTGTGGATCCTGTCCGACCTCGCTTATTCGGAGCTGTATTACGACGGCAATCCGACGCCATCGATCCTGCAGGTGAAGGGTGCGAAGGACGTGGCGATCGAGTTCACCTCGCTCTCCAAGACCTATTCGATGGCCGGCTGGCGGATCGGCTTCGCGGTTGGCAATGCAAAGCTGATCGCGGCGATGTCACGGGTGAAATCGTATCTCGATTACGGCGCCTTCACGCCGATTCAGGCGGCGGCCTGCGCAGCGCTCAACGGCCCGCAGGATATCGTCGAGAAAAACCGCCAACTCTATCACAAGCGTCGCGACGTGCTGGTGGAGAGCTTCGGCCGCGCCGGTTGGGAAATCCCCTCCCCGCGCGCATCGATGTTTGCGTGGGCGCCGCTGCCGCCGGCACTGGCGCACTTAGGTAGCCTTGAGTTCTCGAAACAATTGCTGACTCACGCCAAGGTCGCGGTTGCGCCAGGGGTGGGATATGGTGAGAACGGCGAGGGTTACGTGCGCATCGCGATGGTCGAGAACGAGCAACGATTGCGCCAGGCAGCGCGCAACGTGAAGCGTTACCTGCAAATGATGGGCGTCAACACGCCCGCGCGTACCGCTGGGTGA
- a CDS encoding phasin family protein has translation MSTVKSPTELFKLQSDYARASFDAFVAEASRSTEAALKLAGEIAQPISNRVALAAEKIKVAA, from the coding sequence ATGTCGACCGTCAAGTCGCCGACCGAGCTGTTCAAGCTGCAGAGCGACTATGCCCGCGCGTCGTTCGATGCCTTCGTCGCCGAAGCGTCGCGTTCGACCGAGGCGGCGCTGAAGCTCGCCGGTGAGATCGCCCAGCCGATCTCGAACCGCGTTGCGCTCGCCGCCGAGAAGATCAAGGTCGCCGCGTAA
- the clpS gene encoding ATP-dependent Clp protease adapter ClpS, with amino-acid sequence MAERRDDDSDGGTGIGVATRARTRTKQPTPYRVLMLNDDYTPMEFVVLCLQRFFRMNVEEATRVMLHVHQRGVGVCGVFSYEVAETKVGQVIDFARQNQHPLQCTLEKA; translated from the coding sequence ATGGCCGAGCGCCGCGACGACGATTCCGACGGCGGGACCGGTATCGGCGTAGCTACCCGCGCGCGGACCCGTACCAAGCAGCCGACGCCCTATCGCGTGCTGATGCTCAACGACGATTACACGCCGATGGAATTCGTCGTCCTGTGCCTCCAGCGCTTCTTCCGCATGAACGTGGAGGAGGCGACGCGGGTGATGCTCCACGTCCACCAGCGCGGCGTCGGCGTGTGCGGCGTGTTCAGCTATGAAGTGGCGGAAACCAAGGTGGGGCAGGTGATCGACTTCGCCCGCCAGAACCAGCACCCGCTGCAATGCACGCTGGAAAAGGCGTAG
- a CDS encoding AMP-binding protein codes for MSFNFGDLIEAIERKIPADRVALAHGDEVVDWGELRRRSNNLARALIERGLQPGERVAFYAYNSADYMVALMACWKARGTHVNVNYRYVADELAYILADSDATVLFYDARLRDAVAAVVDRSPLVRTWVEWDEAPGDAPAFAERLEALDVGDGAPLDIARDPADRFFIYTGGTTGMPKGVVWTHADLNAIGIAVAAAQGLPVPVDVEQAAMFAAANPDYPKTVVGPPIMHGTGLLSAYGAMLGGGLVVTLPSRSFRAEEALDAIDRWQANRLVVVGDAFARPIVDALDEEPARWNVASMRVIISSGVMWTQGVKDRLIHHMPDAMCQDNFSSSEAIGMGVSITTRDGTVETAKFMVGPRCRVLDEHDRDVVPGSGARGIVALGPPNPVEYHKDTEKTARTFRTIDDVRYSIPGDYAEVLADGTLVLLGRGSACINSAGEKIFPEEVEEALKLCPGVADALVFAIPDPKWGQAVAAVVQAADGYVEGAARDHLRTRVAGYKLPKLLVATDQSLRAPNGKADYAKAKGLAGVA; via the coding sequence GTGAGCTTCAATTTCGGGGATCTTATCGAGGCGATCGAGCGGAAGATTCCCGCCGACCGCGTGGCGCTGGCGCATGGCGACGAAGTGGTCGACTGGGGCGAGCTTCGCCGCCGCTCGAACAATCTGGCGCGCGCGTTGATCGAGCGCGGGCTGCAACCCGGCGAGCGCGTCGCTTTCTACGCCTATAACAGCGCCGACTACATGGTCGCGCTGATGGCGTGCTGGAAGGCGCGCGGCACCCACGTCAACGTCAATTACCGTTATGTCGCGGACGAGCTGGCCTATATCCTCGCCGACAGCGACGCGACCGTGCTGTTCTATGACGCGCGGCTGCGCGACGCGGTGGCGGCGGTGGTCGATCGCTCGCCGCTGGTCAGGACATGGGTGGAATGGGATGAGGCGCCGGGCGACGCCCCCGCCTTCGCCGAGCGGCTTGAGGCACTCGACGTCGGCGATGGCGCGCCGCTCGATATCGCGCGCGATCCGGCCGACCGCTTCTTCATCTACACCGGCGGCACCACGGGTATGCCGAAGGGCGTGGTGTGGACCCATGCCGATCTCAACGCGATCGGCATCGCGGTCGCGGCGGCGCAGGGGCTGCCGGTCCCCGTCGATGTGGAACAGGCGGCGATGTTCGCCGCAGCCAACCCGGATTATCCGAAAACCGTCGTCGGGCCGCCGATCATGCACGGCACCGGGCTGCTGTCCGCTTATGGCGCGATGCTCGGCGGCGGACTTGTCGTGACGCTGCCGAGCCGCAGCTTCCGCGCCGAAGAGGCGCTCGACGCGATCGACCGCTGGCAGGCGAACCGGCTGGTGGTGGTCGGCGACGCCTTCGCCCGGCCGATCGTCGATGCGCTGGATGAAGAACCGGCGCGGTGGAACGTGGCGTCGATGCGGGTCATCATCTCATCGGGCGTGATGTGGACGCAAGGCGTGAAGGACCGCCTGATCCACCATATGCCGGATGCGATGTGCCAGGATAATTTCAGCTCATCGGAAGCGATCGGCATGGGCGTGTCGATCACCACGCGCGATGGCACGGTGGAAACCGCGAAGTTCATGGTCGGCCCGCGCTGCCGCGTGCTCGACGAGCATGATCGCGATGTCGTGCCCGGATCGGGCGCGCGCGGGATCGTCGCGCTCGGGCCACCCAATCCGGTGGAATATCACAAGGACACAGAGAAGACCGCGCGCACGTTCCGCACGATCGATGACGTGCGCTATTCGATCCCCGGCGATTATGCGGAAGTGTTGGCGGACGGCACTCTGGTGCTGCTCGGGCGTGGCTCCGCGTGCATCAATTCGGCCGGCGAAAAAATCTTCCCCGAGGAAGTGGAAGAGGCGCTGAAGCTCTGCCCCGGCGTGGCGGATGCGCTGGTGTTCGCCATCCCCGATCCGAAATGGGGACAGGCGGTAGCCGCGGTGGTGCAGGCGGCGGACGGCTATGTCGAGGGCGCGGCGCGCGATCACCTGCGCACCCGGGTTGCAGGCTACAAGCTGCCCAAATTGCTCGTAGCGACCGATCAATCGCTGCGCGCGCCGAACGGCAAAGCGGATTACGCCAAGGCGAAGGGGCTCGCCGGCGTGGCGTGA
- a CDS encoding acyl-CoA synthetase gives MQHPVAHARATPDKAAYIMAATGEVVTYAELDRRADQGAQLIRSLGLKRGDAIAVMMDNNARYLEIMWAAERTGVYVTCLSSKLMVDEVEYILRDGDCRAVIVSRATGECAAALLPRIGDMRRFMVGGTAEGYESYEAARDAQPAEPIADPSPGQIMLYSSGTTGKPKGVRFALPEEPFGMNPSPLVGLGQLLYGWTPDIVYLSPAPLYHAAPLRWSMAVNQIGGTVIIMDRFDAEKALEYIEKHAVTHAQWVPTHFIRMLKLPTDVRAKYDMSSLKGVWHAAAPCPVPVKQAMIDWWGPIVGEYYAGTEGNGFHAIGAQEWLTHKGSVGRNLTTITHICDDEGNEVPARTEGAIFFESPTGERTFSYHNDAEKTADSTDRHGWTTLGDVGWMDEEGYLYLTDRKSFMIISGGVNIYPAEIENLLVTHPKVADVAVIGAPHEEMGEEVVAVVQPRDMAEAGDTLAAELTEFVRAHLSHVKTPRRIDFRAELPRHDTGKLYKRLLRDEYWGKKPLVEGAAA, from the coding sequence ATGCAGCATCCGGTCGCTCATGCCCGGGCGACGCCCGACAAGGCCGCTTATATCATGGCCGCAACGGGCGAAGTGGTCACTTATGCCGAACTCGATCGCCGTGCCGATCAGGGTGCGCAACTGATCCGCTCGCTCGGCCTGAAGCGCGGCGACGCCATCGCGGTGATGATGGACAATAACGCCCGCTATCTGGAGATCATGTGGGCGGCGGAGCGGACCGGGGTGTATGTCACCTGCCTCTCGTCGAAGCTGATGGTCGACGAGGTGGAATATATCCTGCGCGATGGTGATTGCCGCGCGGTGATCGTCTCCCGCGCGACCGGCGAATGCGCGGCGGCGCTGCTGCCCCGCATCGGCGACATGCGGCGCTTCATGGTCGGCGGCACGGCCGAAGGTTATGAAAGCTATGAGGCGGCGCGCGACGCGCAGCCGGCCGAGCCGATCGCAGACCCCTCGCCGGGGCAGATCATGCTCTATTCGTCGGGCACCACCGGCAAGCCGAAGGGCGTTCGTTTCGCGCTGCCGGAGGAGCCGTTCGGGATGAACCCGTCGCCGCTCGTCGGGCTGGGGCAATTGCTGTACGGCTGGACGCCCGATATCGTCTATCTGTCCCCGGCGCCGCTCTATCACGCCGCGCCGCTGCGCTGGTCGATGGCGGTGAACCAGATCGGCGGCACGGTGATCATCATGGATCGCTTCGACGCCGAAAAGGCACTGGAATATATCGAGAAACATGCGGTCACCCACGCGCAATGGGTGCCGACGCACTTCATCCGTATGCTCAAGCTGCCAACGGATGTCCGCGCGAAATACGATATGTCGTCGCTGAAAGGCGTCTGGCACGCCGCCGCGCCCTGCCCGGTGCCGGTGAAACAGGCGATGATCGACTGGTGGGGCCCGATCGTCGGCGAATATTATGCCGGAACCGAAGGCAACGGCTTCCACGCGATCGGCGCGCAAGAATGGCTGACGCACAAAGGCTCGGTCGGGCGCAACCTGACCACCATCACGCATATCTGCGACGATGAAGGGAATGAGGTGCCCGCGCGCACCGAGGGCGCGATCTTTTTCGAAAGCCCGACCGGGGAGCGGACCTTTTCCTATCACAATGATGCGGAGAAGACCGCCGATTCAACCGACCGGCACGGCTGGACCACGCTGGGCGACGTGGGCTGGATGGATGAGGAAGGGTATCTCTACCTCACCGATCGCAAGAGCTTCATGATCATATCCGGCGGGGTGAACATCTATCCGGCCGAGATCGAAAACCTGCTCGTCACCCATCCCAAGGTGGCGGACGTGGCGGTGATCGGCGCGCCGCATGAGGAGATGGGCGAAGAGGTCGTCGCCGTGGTCCAGCCGCGCGACATGGCCGAAGCGGGCGATACGCTGGCGGCCGAGCTGACCGAATTCGTCCGCGCCCACCTCAGCCACGTCAAGACGCCGCGCCGCATCGACTTCCGCGCCGAACTGCCGCGCCACGATACCGGCAAGCTCTACAAACGGCTGCTGCGCGACGAATATTGGGGCAAGAAGCCGCTGGTGGAGGGGGCCGCCGCGTGA